The following are from one region of the Corythoichthys intestinalis isolate RoL2023-P3 chromosome 17, ASM3026506v1, whole genome shotgun sequence genome:
- the ak1 gene encoding adenylate kinase isoenzyme 1: MADKIKDAKIIFVVGGPGSGKGTQCAMVVKKYGYTHLSSGDLLRAEVDSGSERGKQLHAIMQRGELVPLETVLDMIKDAMIAKADVSKGFLIDGYPRELKQGEEFEKKIGKPCLLLYVDAKSETMVKRLLKRGETSGRSDDNEETIKKRLDLYYKATEPVIAFYEKRGIVKKVDSELPVEEVFTQVSKAIDAL; the protein is encoded by the exons ATGGCAG ACAAGATCAAAGATGCAAAAATCATCTTCGTGGTCG GCGGGCCCGGGTCAGGCAAGGGCACCCAATGTGCGATGGTGGTGAAAAAGTATGGCTACACCCACTTGTCGTCGGGTGATCTGCTGCGTGCTGAAGTGGACTCGGGCTCCGAGAGGGGCAAGCAACTACATGCCATCATGCAGAGGGGAGAACTCGTGCCTCTG GAAACGGTACTGGACATGATTAAGGACGCCATGATCGCCAAGGCCGATGTGTCCAAGGGCTTTCTCATCGACGGCTACCCCCGCGAGTTGAAGCAGGGCGAGGAGTTTGAGAAAAAG ATTGGTAAACCGTGCCTACTACTGTACGTGGACGCCAAGTCGGAAACCATGGTCAAGAGACTCCTGAAGCGCGGCGAGACCAGCGGCCGCTCCGACGACAACGAAGAGACCATCAAGAAGCGTCTGGATCTCTACTACAAGGCCACCGAGCCCGTCATTGCTTTTTATGAGAAGCGCGGCATTGTCAagaag GTGGACTCTGAACTTCCGGTGGAGGAGGTCTTCACCCAGGTCTCCAAAGCTATTGATGCACTGTag